The following proteins come from a genomic window of Candidatus Goldiibacteriota bacterium HGW-Goldbacteria-1:
- a CDS encoding ABC transporter permease yields the protein MSTNTVPVHHKSGSHEALWGYVFIGPWILGMILFVGGPIIASLVLAFCKWDLLTPIQFVGFENFAHMFGDKKFWISLGNTFYYTLFAVPLGIVGSIMVALLMNQDWKSVRLLRTIYYLPSVTAGVASAIIWMWLFNPDFGLINYGLSMLGVKGPLWLADENWSKPALVVMSLWGVGGNMIIYLAGLQGVPRQLYEAAEIDGAGIWHKFRHVTIPMLTPVIFFNLIMSIVWSFQIFTQVYTMTGGQGGPADSTLVLVLYIYHYAFKYHHMGYACALAWALFFVIMLFTFLQFKIAGGWVHYEGELKK from the coding sequence ATGAGCACGAATACTGTTCCGGTACATCATAAATCAGGCTCGCATGAAGCGCTGTGGGGGTATGTTTTTATAGGCCCCTGGATTTTGGGTATGATTCTTTTTGTTGGCGGCCCAATTATCGCGTCTTTAGTGCTTGCTTTTTGTAAGTGGGACCTTTTAACGCCGATTCAATTTGTGGGGTTTGAAAACTTCGCACATATGTTTGGCGATAAAAAGTTCTGGATAAGTTTGGGAAACACGTTCTATTACACTTTATTCGCGGTTCCGCTTGGTATTGTGGGTTCCATCATGGTAGCCCTGTTAATGAACCAGGACTGGAAAAGCGTAAGGCTGTTAAGGACAATATATTATCTTCCTTCTGTTACTGCCGGTGTTGCGTCGGCTATTATCTGGATGTGGCTTTTTAATCCGGATTTCGGCCTTATCAACTATGGTTTAAGTATGCTGGGAGTAAAAGGGCCTCTTTGGCTTGCTGATGAAAACTGGTCAAAACCGGCGCTTGTTGTAATGAGCCTTTGGGGTGTAGGCGGAAACATGATTATTTATCTTGCCGGCCTTCAGGGAGTGCCCAGGCAGTTATATGAAGCCGCGGAAATTGACGGCGCGGGAATATGGCATAAGTTCAGGCACGTGACAATTCCTATGTTAACACCCGTTATTTTCTTTAACTTAATCATGAGCATAGTATGGTCGTTCCAGATATTCACGCAGGTCTATACAATGACCGGCGGGCAGGGCGGTCCGGCGGATTCCACGCTTGTGCTTGTTCTGTATATTTATCATTACGCTTTTAAATATCATCATATGGGATACGCCTGCGCTCTTGCATGGGCGCTTTTCTTTGTCATAATGTTATTTACCTTCCTGCAGTTTAAGATTGCCGGCGGCTGGGTGCATTATGAAGGCGAACTTAAGAAATAA
- a CDS encoding diguanylate cyclase, translated as MKRYIFKRLLLAIPVLFGITVITFFIIHLTPGGFTAVNMQMDIRTSPDSIERMRHLYGLDKPILVQYVEWIGRTVTFNFGESFIDHRPVLHKVAERLPATLLLNVLSLALVFFFGIILGVISAVKRNTAADKIITVFTFIGYSIPTFWLALLLMLFVSVKAGLLPVSGMVSIDFDYMTLPQKIADLASHLILPLIVTSIGGLAYISRFVKSGMIEALSQQYIRAAYAKGLDKKTILYRSALKNSLLPVITLLGMSIPGLIGGSFIFETIFAWPGMGRLAYESALSFDYPVIMGVVTMGAVLTLLGNLAADIAYAAVDPRIRYK; from the coding sequence GTGAAGCGCTATATCTTTAAAAGGCTGTTGCTTGCAATACCGGTGCTGTTTGGTATTACAGTAATCACTTTTTTTATTATCCACCTGACGCCCGGCGGTTTTACCGCGGTTAACATGCAGATGGATATCCGTACATCGCCGGATTCTATAGAACGCATGCGCCATTTGTACGGGCTGGATAAACCCATATTGGTACAATATGTGGAATGGATTGGAAGGACAGTAACTTTTAATTTTGGGGAATCTTTTATTGACCACAGGCCGGTGCTGCACAAGGTGGCAGAACGCCTTCCCGCCACGCTGCTTTTAAATGTGCTGTCGCTTGCGCTGGTGTTCTTTTTTGGAATAATACTGGGGGTAATTTCTGCGGTAAAAAGAAACACGGCGGCGGACAAAATTATAACGGTCTTTACTTTTATAGGCTACTCTATACCCACTTTCTGGCTTGCGCTTCTGCTTATGCTATTTGTATCAGTCAAGGCGGGGCTGCTTCCCGTATCCGGCATGGTATCAATTGATTTTGATTATATGACCCTGCCGCAGAAAATAGCTGACCTTGCGTCGCACCTGATACTGCCGCTTATTGTCACTTCAATAGGGGGGCTTGCTTACATCTCCCGCTTTGTAAAATCCGGAATGATAGAAGCTCTTTCCCAGCAGTATATCAGGGCGGCATACGCCAAAGGGCTTGATAAAAAAACCATATTATACAGAAGCGCGCTGAAAAACAGCCTGCTTCCCGTAATTACGCTTTTGGGAATGTCCATCCCGGGGTTAATCGGCGGAAGTTTTATATTTGAAACCATATTCGCGTGGCCCGGAATGGGGCGGCTGGCATATGAGTCCGCTTTAAGTTTTGACTATCCGGTAATAATGGGTGTGGTGACAATGGGCGCTGTGCTTACTCTTTTAGGCAATCTTGCGGCGGACATTGCGTACGCGGCAGTGGACCCAAGGATAAGGTATAAATAA
- a CDS encoding peptide ABC transporter permease, giving the protein MNKMMTAGLIVVVFIVAMAILAPVISPRDYREQDISQRLQSPSKAHIMGTDELGRDVFSRLLRGTRVSVSVGIMAVLISAVIGVLLGIIAGYFGGVIDNIIMRGVDIFLTVPTLFLILMLIVFLGPSIFNIVIIIGLTSWTDIARIVRAEVLYIKKLPYVEAAKLLGFKKRRIMFRHILPNAFSPVLVYITFGISGAILAESGLSFLGLGVQPPEPSWGNILTSGKDYIDTAWWLVLYPGLSIFAAVFSFNLLGEGLRDYLNPKLDREG; this is encoded by the coding sequence ATGAATAAAATGATGACGGCAGGGCTTATTGTTGTGGTTTTTATAGTGGCTATGGCAATACTTGCGCCTGTGATTTCACCGCGCGATTACAGGGAGCAGGACATTTCGCAGCGCCTGCAGAGCCCTTCCAAAGCCCACATAATGGGGACTGACGAACTTGGCAGGGACGTTTTTTCAAGGCTGCTGCGCGGCACAAGGGTCTCTGTATCCGTAGGCATAATGGCGGTTTTAATCTCCGCGGTGATAGGCGTACTGCTTGGCATAATTGCCGGATATTTTGGCGGCGTAATTGACAACATAATAATGCGCGGCGTGGATATATTTTTAACCGTGCCTACCTTATTTTTAATACTTATGCTTATCGTTTTTTTAGGCCCTTCCATATTTAATATTGTCATCATAATAGGGCTTACATCGTGGACTGATATCGCAAGGATAGTAAGGGCGGAAGTTTTATATATAAAGAAACTGCCCTATGTGGAAGCCGCAAAGCTGCTTGGGTTTAAAAAAAGAAGGATAATGTTTCGCCATATCCTGCCGAATGCTTTTTCGCCGGTGCTTGTATATATCACGTTTGGAATTTCAGGGGCAATTCTTGCGGAATCCGGGCTGTCATTTTTAGGGCTTGGCGTTCAGCCGCCGGAACCAAGCTGGGGCAATATCCTGACATCGGGAAAAGATTATATAGACACCGCGTGGTGGCTTGTATTGTACCCGGGGCTGTCAATTTTCGCGGCGGTGTTTTCATTTAACCTTCTTGGTGAAGGCTTAAGGGATTATTTGAACCCCAAGCTGGACAGGGAGGGGTAA
- a CDS encoding peptide ABC transporter ATP-binding protein, whose product MGIINVSDLTVKYKVKKNFITAVAGVSLDISAGESAAIVGESGCGKTTLANALLKLLPENAVVTGSVFMDAMDVLNADEERLRSIRGKTAGMIFQEPGASLNPLFSIKQQIEETLTAHFGKMAAPALEQKSLELLNDAGITDAQRVYNSYPHQLSGGLQQRVMAAIALSCNPKILIADEPTTALDVTVQAQIVELLKKLKEEHNLTLLLITHDLHLANELASRIIVMYAGEIAEDGAIKDKKSALHPYTAALFEIIPSLDSKKRQFTVIPGEVARPREGRDFCAFSPRCPYADDKCRSQKPELIEVKPGHFVRCFYPGGKK is encoded by the coding sequence ATGGGCATAATTAATGTATCCGACCTGACAGTGAAATATAAAGTTAAGAAAAATTTTATAACCGCGGTTGCCGGTGTGTCGCTTGATATTTCGGCGGGAGAATCAGCGGCAATTGTCGGCGAATCCGGGTGCGGAAAGACCACGCTTGCAAACGCGCTGTTAAAACTTCTTCCGGAAAATGCCGTGGTGACGGGTTCGGTTTTTATGGACGCAATGGATGTGTTAAACGCGGATGAAGAAAGGTTAAGAAGCATTAGGGGTAAAACCGCGGGTATGATATTTCAGGAACCGGGGGCGTCTTTAAACCCGCTGTTTTCAATAAAACAGCAGATAGAAGAGACGCTTACGGCGCACTTTGGGAAAATGGCAGCGCCGGCGCTTGAACAAAAATCACTGGAGCTGTTAAATGATGCCGGTATTACGGACGCGCAGCGTGTGTATAATTCGTACCCGCACCAGTTAAGCGGCGGCTTACAGCAAAGGGTAATGGCCGCAATAGCGCTTTCCTGCAATCCCAAAATTCTGATAGCGGATGAACCCACAACAGCGCTGGATGTAACCGTTCAGGCGCAGATAGTTGAACTGCTGAAAAAATTAAAAGAAGAACACAATCTGACATTACTGCTTATAACTCACGACCTTCACCTGGCAAATGAACTTGCGTCCAGAATTATAGTTATGTACGCGGGAGAGATAGCGGAAGACGGAGCAATTAAAGATAAAAAATCCGCGCTGCATCCTTACACCGCGGCGCTTTTTGAAATTATACCGTCGCTGGATTCCAAAAAAAGGCAGTTTACCGTAATACCCGGGGAAGTTGCCAGGCCACGGGAAGGAAGGGATTTCTGCGCTTTTTCTCCAAGGTGCCCTTATGCGGATGATAAGTGCAGAAGCCAGAAGCCCGAACTTATAGAAGTAAAACCCGGCCATTTTGTAAGGTGTTTTTACCCGGGCGGTAAAAAATGA
- a CDS encoding ABC transporter ATP-binding protein has product MKNIILRTEKLCKHFMAEGAFGGARYRVNALVDASVEIEKGRILALVGESGSGKTTLARIIAGLETQDSGAVFLDGKIPDYKNPAERRKVQYVFQDTYYSLNPRMTIGNVLAEPISIHFGVKKENISGKIQQMLQSVGLGADVMEKYPHELSGGQRQRVGIARALSVNPELLIADEPVSSLDVSVQAQILKLFSDLNEKNGISIIFITHDLRIVKSLADTVAVMNRGEIVEYGEVDEVYSNPRSEYTKTLLGAVKG; this is encoded by the coding sequence ATGAAAAATATAATTCTGCGTACGGAAAAATTATGCAAGCATTTTATGGCAGAAGGCGCTTTTGGCGGCGCGCGTTACAGGGTAAACGCGCTTGTTGACGCATCCGTAGAAATTGAAAAAGGCAGAATACTGGCGCTGGTGGGTGAAAGCGGTTCAGGTAAAACCACCCTTGCCAGAATTATAGCAGGGCTGGAAACGCAGGATTCCGGCGCGGTATTTCTGGACGGAAAAATACCTGACTATAAAAATCCGGCTGAGAGAAGAAAGGTTCAGTATGTGTTTCAGGACACGTACTACTCCTTAAATCCAAGGATGACAATTGGTAATGTATTAGCCGAACCAATATCAATACACTTTGGGGTAAAGAAAGAAAATATCAGCGGGAAAATACAGCAAATGCTGCAGTCAGTGGGGCTTGGCGCTGATGTAATGGAAAAATACCCGCATGAACTGTCAGGCGGCCAGCGGCAAAGGGTGGGCATAGCAAGGGCGTTATCTGTAAATCCGGAACTGTTAATAGCGGACGAACCGGTATCTTCGCTTGACGTCTCTGTTCAGGCGCAGATACTTAAACTTTTTTCTGATTTGAACGAGAAAAATGGCATATCAATCATATTTATCACGCATGATTTAAGAATAGTAAAAAGCCTTGCTGACACGGTGGCAGTTATGAACAGGGGAGAGATAGTGGAATACGGTGAAGTGGATGAAGTGTATTCAAACCCGCGCAGTGAATATACGAAGACGCTGCTTGGCGCGGTGAAGGGGTAG
- a CDS encoding signal recognition particle protein codes for MFDAISKKLDSVIRKIRGTGIISEANIEETLKAIRMSMLEADVNYKVVKDFVAAVKEKAMGESVLNAVSPGQQFTKIVHDELTSFLGEKNNGIDTSRTTTLIMLVGLQGSGKTTTAAKLGLYLKNERKLPRILLVGADTYRPAAKEQLKKLAGMIGADFYTEEHNDAIKICKNAYSLLETKLYDIVVFDTAGRLHIDEDMIKEIEIIKKSIPMNEVFLVADSMLGQESVNVAKSFNEAVGLTGIILTKTDGDARGGAALSMKYVTGVPIKFMGTGEKADRFELFHPDRLASSILGMGDIISLVEKVQKSVTEEEAKKTEEKFRKATFNLEDFLEQMKTMKNMGPLDELLKMIPGAANMGLDNVKIDEKELKHTEAIILSMTPKERRRPEILDDSRKKRVAKGCGLPVERVNKLLKQFNMSKKMMKKMGKKTRHGKPNFGQMPGNFRGF; via the coding sequence ATGTTTGACGCAATTTCAAAAAAACTTGACTCTGTCATCCGCAAAATACGGGGCACAGGGATAATTTCCGAAGCAAACATAGAAGAAACGCTTAAAGCCATACGCATGTCCATGCTTGAAGCGGACGTAAATTATAAAGTTGTAAAAGACTTTGTTGCCGCTGTTAAAGAAAAAGCGATGGGAGAATCTGTCCTAAACGCGGTGTCGCCCGGCCAGCAGTTTACCAAAATAGTCCATGACGAACTTACATCTTTTCTTGGCGAAAAAAACAACGGGATTGATACTTCCCGCACCACCACGCTTATAATGCTTGTGGGGCTTCAGGGGTCGGGCAAAACCACCACAGCCGCAAAACTTGGGCTGTACTTAAAAAACGAAAGAAAACTTCCCCGCATACTGCTTGTAGGGGCGGACACTTACAGGCCTGCCGCTAAAGAACAGCTTAAAAAACTTGCCGGCATGATTGGCGCGGACTTTTACACGGAAGAACACAACGACGCCATAAAGATATGCAAAAACGCCTATTCCCTTCTTGAAACAAAACTGTATGACATTGTGGTGTTTGACACCGCCGGCCGCCTGCACATAGATGAAGACATGATAAAAGAAATTGAGATTATTAAAAAATCTATCCCCATGAACGAAGTCTTTCTTGTGGCAGACTCTATGCTTGGGCAGGAATCGGTAAATGTGGCAAAAAGTTTTAACGAAGCCGTGGGCTTAACCGGCATTATCCTTACTAAAACAGACGGCGATGCCAGGGGCGGCGCCGCCCTTTCAATGAAATACGTGACCGGCGTCCCCATTAAATTTATGGGCACAGGCGAAAAAGCAGACAGGTTTGAACTGTTTCACCCTGACAGGCTGGCATCATCCATTCTTGGCATGGGCGATATAATTTCCCTTGTTGAAAAAGTACAAAAATCGGTCACCGAAGAAGAAGCCAAAAAAACAGAAGAAAAATTCCGCAAAGCCACCTTTAACCTGGAAGACTTTCTTGAGCAGATGAAGACAATGAAAAACATGGGCCCGCTTGATGAACTGTTAAAGATGATTCCCGGCGCCGCCAACATGGGGCTTGATAACGTGAAAATAGACGAAAAAGAATTAAAACACACAGAAGCCATAATACTTTCCATGACACCCAAAGAACGCAGAAGGCCGGAAATTCTTGATGACAGCAGAAAAAAAAGGGTGGCAAAAGGGTGCGGCCTGCCGGTAGAACGCGTGAATAAATTATTAAAACAATTCAACATGTCAAAGAAGATGATGAAAAAGATGGGCAAGAAAACCCGCCACGGCAAACCAAATTTCGGGCAGATGCCGGGTAATTTCAGGGGATTCTAG
- the rpe gene encoding ribulose-phosphate 3-epimerase, whose amino-acid sequence MSKMMLAPSILDSDFSDIKNTFKFLEQIKAEFVHLDIMDGNFVPNLTFGPKVIKSFRPHTSLPFDAHLMIEKPERYISNYLDAGCDYITIHEEASNDCGAVISEIHAAGKKAGLSVKPGTPVSSLFKYMDKLDLILIMTVEPGFGGQKFMTDMLSKITELRTLIDKNKYNCLIEIDGGINTATAPLACGAGADILVAGSAIFSAPDRVKAASDIRDSVKGCR is encoded by the coding sequence ATGTCAAAGATGATGCTTGCCCCTTCCATTCTTGATTCGGATTTTTCCGATATTAAAAACACATTTAAATTTTTAGAACAGATAAAAGCGGAATTTGTGCACCTTGATATAATGGACGGAAATTTTGTACCGAACCTTACCTTTGGCCCTAAAGTGATAAAATCCTTCCGGCCCCATACATCATTACCTTTTGACGCGCACCTTATGATAGAAAAACCGGAGCGCTACATTTCAAATTATCTGGACGCGGGGTGCGACTACATCACCATACATGAAGAAGCCTCCAACGACTGCGGCGCTGTGATTAGTGAAATACACGCTGCCGGAAAAAAAGCAGGGCTGTCAGTAAAACCCGGCACCCCTGTTTCTTCCCTTTTTAAATATATGGACAAACTTGACCTTATCCTTATTATGACTGTGGAACCGGGTTTTGGCGGGCAGAAATTTATGACAGATATGCTTTCAAAAATAACCGAACTTAGGACGCTGATAGATAAAAACAAATATAACTGCCTTATAGAAATTGACGGCGGCATTAATACCGCCACCGCTCCCCTTGCCTGCGGCGCGGGCGCTGATATTCTTGTGGCGGGAAGCGCCATATTTTCCGCGCCTGACCGTGTTAAAGCGGCGTCTGACATCCGCGATTCCGTAAAGGGCTGCCGGTAA
- a CDS encoding B12-binding domain-containing radical SAM protein, with translation MKVMISYPPLKGKGTPTLGQNRQFQWFHNPSFIYPMVPASAATLLASKGYDAIYNDSIAEMIDWDMYINMLLDVKPDVIAIETKTPVVKQMWSIEAEIKKVLPNVKTVLMGDHVTAFPLESMQNSTYDFVITGGDYDFSLLSIADYLSKKAGLISGIWYRENNDIKDTGKFDHSNNDLNSLPFIDRDLTKWKLYGEKFFKYSPYTYTMVGRDCPWGKCTFCAWTGLFPKFRTRSSESLLSEIDTLVQKYGIKEVFDDTGTFPRGEWLKKFCEGMINRDYKMSILANYRFDYINKETAPLMKKAGFRLMKFGLESANQATLDRVCKGIKVEDIEKGCRIAKDAGLGVHLTVMVGYPWETRDDANRTLDLARKLLDKGLADMLQATVVTAYPGTPLYDQAIQNDWLRFKAGDWDKFDMTEPVFKTPDMSPEEVVGKCESIYKAFMTPRFILRQFMAVRSWADLAFIFKAAKAVIGHIMDFMKIRK, from the coding sequence ATGAAAGTAATGATATCATATCCGCCGTTAAAGGGAAAAGGTACGCCCACGCTTGGACAGAACAGGCAGTTTCAGTGGTTTCATAATCCGTCATTTATATATCCCATGGTGCCGGCTTCCGCGGCAACGCTTCTTGCTTCCAAAGGGTATGACGCAATTTATAATGACTCCATAGCTGAAATGATTGACTGGGACATGTATATAAACATGCTGCTTGATGTTAAACCGGATGTAATAGCTATAGAAACAAAAACCCCTGTTGTTAAGCAGATGTGGTCAATAGAAGCAGAAATAAAAAAAGTCCTGCCAAATGTAAAGACGGTATTAATGGGCGACCATGTAACCGCGTTTCCCCTTGAATCAATGCAGAATTCCACGTATGATTTTGTCATAACCGGCGGGGATTATGATTTTTCTTTATTAAGCATTGCTGATTACCTTTCAAAAAAAGCGGGTTTAATAAGCGGTATCTGGTACAGGGAAAATAATGACATAAAAGACACAGGCAAATTTGACCATTCAAATAACGATTTAAACTCTTTGCCGTTTATAGACAGGGACCTTACAAAGTGGAAACTTTACGGCGAAAAGTTCTTTAAGTACTCGCCTTACACATACACAATGGTTGGCCGCGACTGCCCGTGGGGCAAATGCACATTCTGCGCGTGGACAGGGCTTTTCCCGAAATTCAGGACAAGAAGCTCGGAAAGCCTTTTATCTGAAATAGACACGCTTGTGCAGAAATACGGCATCAAAGAGGTATTTGATGATACAGGCACATTCCCGCGCGGGGAATGGCTGAAAAAGTTCTGCGAAGGAATGATAAACAGGGACTATAAAATGTCCATACTTGCCAATTACAGGTTTGATTATATAAATAAAGAAACAGCCCCGCTGATGAAAAAAGCGGGCTTCAGGCTTATGAAGTTCGGGCTTGAATCGGCGAACCAGGCTACGCTTGACAGGGTGTGCAAGGGTATTAAAGTGGAAGACATAGAAAAAGGGTGCAGGATTGCAAAAGACGCGGGCCTTGGCGTGCATTTAACAGTAATGGTGGGCTACCCGTGGGAAACGCGCGATGACGCAAACCGGACATTAGACCTGGCAAGAAAGCTGCTTGATAAAGGGCTGGCGGACATGCTGCAGGCAACTGTGGTAACCGCGTATCCGGGAACCCCGCTATATGACCAGGCAATTCAAAATGACTGGCTGCGTTTTAAGGCGGGCGACTGGGATAAGTTTGACATGACAGAGCCGGTATTTAAAACGCCGGACATGTCCCCGGAAGAAGTGGTGGGCAAGTGCGAAAGTATTTATAAGGCATTCATGACGCCAAGGTTTATCCTGCGCCAGTTTATGGCAGTGCGTTCATGGGCAGATTTGGCTTTCATCTTTAAAGCTGCAAAAGCGGTAATTGGGCATATCATGGACTTTATGAAGATAAGGAAATAA
- a CDS encoding glycosyl transferase: MPDKFTKLNAPYFDAGTEQALAYNKKIKLKSTPLVSVIIPAYNTAKTIETCIKSMLGQTYKNIEIIINDGKSNDGSIDIIKKYKKVKLIFQNPNRTKARNIGAKIARGKYLFHIDSDMELTPMLVENCVKLCEKEKYDALIVPEVSVGKTFWHLVRAIEKLTFLNDEYMESANRFIRSDVYKRLGGYDETLTAGEDFDIHQRLLAKNLKIGRASAFIKHHEVLKVTQTWKKGYIYGRTFKTYINKYPVLTGKQFSVIRPAYIRNRKLLFSRPGLLCGLVIMKGIMYLYTVFGIIVTFITGKHTRT, from the coding sequence ATGCCTGACAAATTTACAAAACTAAACGCGCCTTACTTTGACGCCGGTACAGAACAAGCCCTGGCGTATAATAAAAAAATTAAGCTTAAAAGCACACCGCTTGTATCGGTTATAATCCCCGCGTACAACACAGCCAAAACAATAGAGACCTGTATTAAGTCAATGCTTGGGCAGACTTATAAGAATATCGAAATTATAATTAATGACGGGAAAAGCAATGACGGCAGTATTGATATAATAAAAAAATATAAAAAAGTAAAACTTATATTTCAGAATCCCAACAGGACAAAAGCAAGAAATATAGGGGCGAAAATTGCGCGGGGCAAATATCTTTTCCACATAGATTCTGATATGGAATTAACCCCCATGCTTGTGGAAAACTGCGTTAAACTCTGCGAGAAAGAAAAATATGACGCCCTTATAGTCCCGGAAGTATCTGTGGGAAAAACTTTCTGGCACCTGGTACGCGCCATTGAAAAACTTACCTTTCTTAATGATGAATACATGGAATCCGCGAACCGTTTTATTCGCAGTGATGTTTATAAACGGCTTGGCGGATATGATGAAACCCTTACCGCCGGGGAAGACTTTGATATTCACCAGCGGCTTCTTGCCAAAAACTTAAAAATAGGAAGGGCTTCTGCATTTATAAAACATCACGAAGTTTTGAAGGTAACACAGACATGGAAAAAAGGGTATATATATGGAAGGACATTTAAAACATATATAAATAAATATCCTGTGCTTACGGGAAAGCAGTTTTCTGTAATTCGCCCGGCATACATCAGAAATCGCAAACTGCTATTTTCAAGGCCGGGGCTGCTTTGCGGCCTTGTAATAATGAAGGGAATAATGTATTTATATACGGTTTTTGGCATAATTGTCACTTTTATAACCGGGAAACACACCAGAACTTAA
- a CDS encoding 30S ribosomal protein S16: MSVILRLKRMGRANSAFYRIVAVDERRSAKGGEYIEELGYYNPTKNPPVIKLEKEATTKWIKDGAKITPAVKGIFRELNIYNEMIPVKPVKKKKAKKTKVKKAAK, from the coding sequence ATGTCGGTAATATTAAGGTTGAAAAGAATGGGAAGGGCCAACAGCGCTTTCTACAGGATAGTTGCGGTTGATGAAAGGCGTTCGGCAAAAGGCGGAGAATACATTGAAGAACTTGGGTATTATAACCCTACCAAGAATCCCCCTGTTATTAAGCTTGAAAAAGAAGCCACAACAAAGTGGATAAAGGACGGAGCCAAGATTACTCCGGCTGTTAAGGGTATTTTCAGGGAACTGAACATTTATAATGAAATGATTCCGGTAAAGCCCGTAAAAAAGAAGAAAGCAAAGAAGACAAAGGTAAAGAAAGCGGCTAAATAA
- a CDS encoding RNA-binding protein, with protein MKALLEYAASLLISEKEKLAVKEINDMTGRLEKCVISVAPGDIKFIIGREGRTIKALRSLVSIAAANKGIKKRIPLEIINE; from the coding sequence ATGAAAGCACTTCTTGAATACGCGGCGTCTTTATTGATTTCTGAAAAAGAAAAGCTGGCGGTTAAGGAGATAAATGATATGACAGGCAGGCTTGAAAAATGCGTCATATCGGTTGCTCCCGGCGACATAAAGTTTATCATTGGCAGGGAAGGCAGAACCATAAAGGCGTTAAGAAGCCTTGTAAGCATAGCGGCGGCTAACAAAGGAATAAAGAAAAGAATACCGCTTGAAATAATAAACGAATGA
- a CDS encoding tRNA (guanosine(37)-N1)-methyltransferase TrmD — protein MEINVLTIFPEVFEKALNFSILKRAREKQKVNFKVVNIRDFAEDKHKMTDDTPFGGEGGMVMKVEPIHKALKSVKEEGKTGKVLLMSASGRSLTQEKLREYALLDSLTIICGRYEGVDERVVNYVDEEICIGDYILSGGEFASLVIIEGVTRLLPEVLGNEESAVHESFEKGILDFPQYTKPREYEGMQVPIELVSGNHEMIKKFRRQQALLKTKKNRPELLEKIKLSDEDRKFLKG, from the coding sequence ATGGAAATAAATGTTCTTACGATTTTTCCGGAAGTCTTTGAAAAGGCGCTTAACTTCAGCATCCTTAAAAGGGCAAGGGAAAAACAAAAGGTAAACTTTAAAGTGGTCAACATCCGTGATTTCGCGGAAGACAAGCACAAGATGACCGACGACACGCCCTTTGGCGGCGAAGGCGGAATGGTCATGAAAGTGGAGCCCATTCACAAAGCGCTGAAAAGCGTAAAAGAAGAGGGCAAAACAGGAAAAGTGCTTTTAATGAGCGCTTCCGGACGCAGCTTAACCCAGGAAAAGTTAAGGGAGTACGCGCTGCTGGATTCACTGACTATTATCTGCGGAAGATATGAAGGCGTGGACGAACGGGTGGTGAATTATGTTGACGAAGAAATATGCATAGGAGATTATATACTTAGCGGCGGCGAATTTGCATCGCTGGTTATAATAGAAGGCGTGACAAGGCTTCTGCCGGAAGTGCTTGGCAATGAAGAGTCCGCCGTGCACGAATCCTTTGAAAAGGGCATACTGGATTTTCCCCAGTACACCAAACCAAGGGAGTATGAAGGGATGCAGGTTCCAATAGAGCTTGTGTCCGGAAATCACGAAATGATAAAAAAATTCAGAAGGCAGCAGGCCCTGTTAAAGACAAAAAAAAACAGGCCCGAACTGCTGGAGAAAATAAAACTGTCTGATGAAGACAGAAAATTCTTGAAAGGGTAA